In the genome of Altererythrobacter sp. TH136, one region contains:
- the holA gene encoding DNA polymerase III subunit delta, with the protein MKATQKDFLAVAPRAVRAAKVFFFCGPDEAGAAAAAQRIADLLEEPGERVELSGADLRKDPVLLADEARSTSLFAGARHIVARVSGDEAHDALANHVAAIDAGEGEPCPVLVVATSATDKARTAKLLEKRGDALVAMFWPPDLASVRDAVRTMGDELGLKLSGEMAERIARAAALDVRLAQSEVTKLAIYLDAVPSAPVAADAEALDAIGARTEDDGFMPLVNAVLAGRTARLSSELHRMRELSLNPVGLLLAFERRVAQLAQLNARLGPREEAAAFVSNEARARRVFWKDERDLADQLGRWKGPRMARLVARLVELHRDLLANSAAGETLLAQALARIAREANR; encoded by the coding sequence GTGAAGGCGACGCAAAAGGATTTCCTCGCCGTCGCCCCGCGCGCGGTGCGTGCCGCCAAGGTGTTCTTCTTCTGCGGTCCTGACGAGGCCGGCGCGGCCGCGGCGGCCCAGCGGATCGCCGACCTGCTGGAAGAACCGGGCGAACGGGTCGAGCTGTCGGGCGCGGACCTGCGCAAGGATCCGGTGCTGCTGGCGGACGAGGCACGCTCGACGTCCCTGTTCGCGGGCGCGCGGCACATCGTGGCGCGGGTCAGCGGCGACGAGGCGCACGATGCGCTCGCCAACCACGTCGCGGCGATCGATGCTGGCGAAGGCGAACCCTGCCCGGTGCTGGTGGTGGCGACATCCGCGACCGACAAGGCGCGCACCGCCAAGCTGCTGGAAAAGCGCGGCGACGCGCTGGTGGCCATGTTCTGGCCGCCGGACCTTGCCAGCGTGCGCGATGCGGTGCGGACGATGGGGGACGAGCTCGGCCTCAAGCTTTCGGGGGAGATGGCGGAGCGCATCGCCCGCGCGGCGGCGCTCGATGTGCGGCTCGCGCAGTCGGAAGTGACCAAGCTGGCGATCTACCTCGATGCCGTGCCGTCCGCGCCTGTGGCGGCGGACGCGGAGGCACTCGACGCGATCGGCGCGCGAACCGAGGACGACGGGTTCATGCCGCTGGTCAACGCGGTGCTGGCCGGGCGCACTGCGCGCCTGTCGAGTGAACTTCACCGGATGCGCGAGCTGTCGCTCAATCCGGTCGGCCTGCTGCTCGCGTTCGAGCGGCGGGTGGCGCAGCTTGCCCAGCTCAACGCCCGCCTGGGCCCGCGCGAAGAGGCCGCGGCGTTCGTGAGCAACGAGGCACGCGCGCGGCGGGTATTCTGGAAGGACGAGCGGGACCTTGCCGACCAGCTTGGCCGCTGGAAAGGGCCGCGCATGGCCCGGCTCGTCGCGCGTCTGGTGGAGCTGCACCGGGACCTGCTGGCCAATAGCGCCGCGGGCGAAACCCTGCTGGCGCAAGCGCTGGCGCGGATCGCGCGCGAAGCCAACCGCTGA